The Sebastes umbrosus isolate fSebUmb1 chromosome 1, fSebUmb1.pri, whole genome shotgun sequence genome includes the window TCTGCTCAGTGATTCCTTGTTATCGCtattttttcactttgttcCCCAGTTTGAGGAGTTGCCCGTTTGCCCGAAGACGTCCTCCAGCGACAAGCAAGAAGAAACGGATTACGTCAGGGTTCGACTCGGAGGAGGGGTTTGGTCTCAGAATGTCGATGCTTTGCTAAGGGACAGTGAACAGTTTGGCCAAGGTGGGCGTCCACTTCGTACCCGTGACCATGCGTCAGGTTCGGGTAGAAAAAGTGAGGTGGGACACACGagcaagaaaaacacagacaaagtgGTGAAAAAACAGGGTGAGGACGCTGCTCAGAGTAGCTCAGGGTGCAGCGAggatgacgatgacgatgacgTCACCTACACTCACGTGACCATCAAACCCAAACATGGACTTAAGTAGTTACATCAAGAAATGAGCTGTGGGGTGTTGTTAGTGCggaagacaacaacaacatgatgatgatgatgatgatgatgatgatgatgatgatgatgatgatgatgagtgaaattatttttggaTTGAGATTTAAAGCTCTCTAAACGGGTAGAGCAGGCCTGGCTCTGTTTTTCTACCAGGGACCTTCAACCAGCCAACATGTGCTGTGCACAAAGTTGTGTTCCCGAAAATTTTGAGTGAACATCTTTGCAGCATTTGGAAGTTAGAAAGAGCTTCAGACACTTGACATGCATCGGTATTGCATTTgttaaagtttaagttttttttttaagttagtaAGCTAAGCCACCTTACTAGCTAACAGCATGTACAGCAGCATGAagttaatatttgtatttatgcaACGAAGCAAACATCAGCTTGCTTGAAGAGTTTGAACTTCACAAGCAAAATCTcaacagacatttaaaaacaggATTGTGAAGGAAGTCTTGCTCTTGTTTCCCACGATTAACACTTGATGATACTAAACAGCCATATTTTAATTATAGCACCTGTCGGTAGGCTATAGTTAAATAATTACCCCCGGGCCACGCTGCCTGCCACATGACGGCTGCTGAACTGCTGCGTCTCTCACgcgtgtggtgtccacacatctgctgctgttgctgcgcTGCTACTGCCAAACCCTATCTTtatagtttgcctttcataatggccattttatttaattataaatgccatttaaatttattttaggcagaaaaaaaaggtaagaaGTGTGTTcctatttgtaaataataataataatccacaattagaAGCTGGTACCCTATTCATTTATAGAACCGTGCAACACACATCATTTTCCACATACTTTCTGGcaaatatgtaagggataatgtacaacgagccagtcattgttgtgaaagaatccccgacagctgtacattatcccgcttattacatggctacttactgaagaaatcaacaTTTTGACACAATAACGGTCCGTCAGCGTCTGACATCAGTCGGTTCTACatcggtctgctatacatagcaacagtctgttgtacagaaattacagaccgcagaacgctgtgattgaccaatcagaattgagtattcaacacagccataTAAtaattcagaataaaagccttgtgttaacaaatgaagagaTTATGTCCACAGAAAACCGCTAGaaggcttttactttgaaacaggaagtgttgagttaaaaataaatattccatttttttcatgtttgtgacatattttacagatatagacattgaGACTGTTGTAATGTTGCTGTTATGATGTCAATTATActgtcaaaaaaacattttcatgtgtGTTCCACAAATGTATCATAGGATGTCACTTCACAAACCTTGGGAGGTTTTTTTTGTGGATCCTGCTTGAGTGTGAAGGAACTTTGTAAGAGTTTGTGAATATTATTGTCAAAAATATTACTTagaatattataacattaacatGTATTAAACTAAACGAGTATGCAACATGCAACATTGTTTTTACTGGTTATCATTAAATCATCTGCTTTAGGAACATGTGGAATGATGGTCCCATGAACACACCCACTAGgaatattatacagtatgtaaaactGTCAGACAATATaggaacatttatttttctacaaCAAGATATTAACAAGGTTAAATAAAACAGTGAGTTATTGTAAAGTTAGATGGAAAACATCCTGTACAACTGCAAGATTGTTTTTAAATTCTGTAAGGTTTTAAAGGTAGgctacagtgtgtaacatctagGGACAtctattatacactaaagaaaacatacttttttgccaatagatccccctaaatgctacacattgCTCCTTTATGTTAGTGTAGCTTTTAAGCAGCTTATTTGACTGTGATTAATTGTAACCTTATATGGTACAAAATACagtacattgtaaaaaaaataaattattcttgCTGGTCATCTAAAGATAAATGAGAGCAACAGTTCAGTTATCATGCAGGTAGTCATCAGTTCTCCCCCTCTGCACACCCAGTATGTGAGTCACAGTCAGTCAAAGGGCATCCATCATTTCTTCCCTGCTGCAACATGTTCTTCTGCTCAGAccatggaggagctgctggggaGAAACTAACAGAAAACAGATTCCATTAAAAGCAGTAATCCGTCAAATCCCCGTAGTGACATCCCTGAGGTattgcaaataaaaacaaatgcaaaagccTATGAAGTGTTAATGTACTGAGCCAAGAATTAACATACTGCACTGAGGAAAGGGATATTCACGGTCGACAGCACAAATCCCAACGCCATGGGGAAGAAGGACCTACAGAGGGAAACAAAAAAGTGTGATGGGAAAACTCTTTTTGCAACATAGCTTCCTTTCTGACAATTTTTTATAtggcatttcattttttttttttttttttgaaatgcaAAACATCAATTACGATCTAATGTGATCATTTACCACATAAAATTCAAGGTTCTCAGTGGGACTATTTAATTGTTATAAATGGTGTTCCATAAGGTTCCATCTTGGGACCACTTATTTATTCTATCTTTTATTAACGACCTACCTCGAATATGCTCAAATTGTCTTGCATCTTTATGCTGATGACACTGTTATTTAAATTTCTAACTCTGATATATTACAAATCCAGAATTCTTTACAGTTCGATTTTAATTTGGTCCAAAACTGGTTTCATAACAACAAACTtgcattaaataaaaagaagtcCTGCAGTATGGTGTTTGGTACGCGACATAATCGTTCATATTACTTGGATTTGCATATTCATTTTGATGATGGGTCATCCCTTGAGAAAGTTGATTCGTTCAAATATCTTGGACTTATCTTGGACCACAAATTCTCCTTCAAGCCCCACATTGATTTATTATAAAAAGAACATATGGTTGTCTGAGTTCACTTTATCactcaattaattgttttacatttcaagtcagaaaaagaataatttcTCAGTTGATACTACCTATTATTGAGTATGCTGACTTTGTCTATCAAAACACCTCTGAGATTAACAGCTTCAACAAACTATCAACTATTGTactaattttattgttttattgtcttaTAATTCAGTAACTGCATATGGTGGTTATTGTACAAAATTATGTTTCAGGTCATGATGTTCCCAAATCAAACCAGCAACATTGGTGGAATAACACAGTCAGACATTTAGTATCTCCACAAACATAAAGTTAACTGTAAAATCCGCTATTGTTGTATTCACTTCTTTCCTGCCACTGTGCATCATCCAACAAGAAACCAAATAGCTGACATGATCAACCGtccaaaaaatttaaaaaaattgggACAAAGATTCATTCGACACTAACTACACTTACCTGAATAAAAGCACAAAGCCATAACTTTCCACCAGCATTCCAATGAATGGCCAACGGCACAGCACCAGAGACACACCTCCCAGGAAGAAGAGAGAACCCCGGAACTTTTGTCTTTGGAAGAAGAAGTAGGCTGTCCTCTTGAAGCCGATGATGAACGTCAAACCAGTCAGAAACAGAATCTATACGGAGGCAAGCAAACAAAGGAGATATTGAACACATTATCacattataaataatgttttattttgctgtttgtCTTCTTTCTCCAAACCTACAATTGAACTAATACCTCCTACTTAATCAAAAGGCCTTCAGTGCCTAACTGTACAAAACTCTGCATTTTGTTAGTTGATGTATGTTAGTGATGCATTCATTATTAACCTGTTAACTTTCTTGCTGAACTGTAGGAAGACGTCTTTGAGATAACATGTTTTTCAAGTGTCTTTGAATGGATGAAATACCTTCTGTCTCTGAGGGATTCACCTTCGAGACCTTTAATTTTTGGTTTGTCTTCGGTAGTGACTGTATTATCAACCTTTTAATGTTGTATTGTCATCCAACATGCATTTGTCCTGTCCCAGCCTGGTCTCTGTCCTAAGGCGTCATATATTGCCGGTTGGGTAGCAGTATCAGCATCACTGTTCTGATGCAAAAGGCAGCCTAAGGCTTCAGTACTTTGACGCATAAGGTCGCCTATAAATTTCGACAGCCTACGCTAAAAGTA containing:
- the golt1a gene encoding LOW QUALITY PROTEIN: vesicle transport protein GOT1A (The sequence of the model RefSeq protein was modified relative to this genomic sequence to represent the inferred CDS: inserted 1 base in 1 codon), whose amino-acid sequence is MVAITEFQKIGIGLMGFAXIFMLFGVLLYFDSVLLAFGNILFLTGLTFIIGFKRTAYFFFQRQKFRGSLFFLGGVSLVLCRWPFIGMLVESYGFVLLFRSFFPMALGFVLSTVNIPFLSAFLPSSSSMV
- the LOC119497768 gene encoding uncharacterized protein LOC119497768 isoform X4, which translates into the protein MCLLIVLLCVTVTRYKGQKLRERLFARRTPLSAVDIHANMYANSVANYYSNNRQQVPPPDKQGKGDDKDTTSSLDDDFEELPVCPKTSSSDKQEETDYVRVRLGGGVWSQNVDALLRDSEQFGQGGRPLRTRDHASGSGRKSEVGHTSKKNTDKVVKKQGEDAAQSSSGCSEDDDDDDVTYTHVTIKPKHGLK
- the LOC119497768 gene encoding uncharacterized protein LOC119497768 isoform X3 — protein: MYANSVANYYSNNRQQVPPPDKQGKGDDKDTTSSLDDDFEELPVCPKTSSSDKQEETDYVRVRLGGGVWSQNVDALLRDSEQFGQGGRPLRTRDHASGSGRKSEVGHTSKKNTDKVVKKQGEDAAQSSSGCSEDDDDDDVTYTHVTIKPKHGLK